The proteins below come from a single Pichia kudriavzevii chromosome 2, complete sequence genomic window:
- a CDS encoding uncharacterized protein (PKUD0B09110; similar to Saccharomyces cerevisiae YPL109C; ancestral locus Anc_8.598) gives MFTVGKTALRPAARNCVSALKIHQHRAFNSTLTANQSSSKGFNFIHFIVIGSFSVGTLSALTLSTKLRNDDTKMATKVEGSQPFKENQWQKDLETQPQNSLKPDQNQPTFELGLYEASQKEKQEIQEKYRREKRQRKFTGWIFRVGFVLQDWLYEPIVTFGRFLHLSVIFVPVFTLYPITFFGKTNKLGERSGAVLWYKLLRIAAELGGASFIKLGQWAASRTDIFSKGLCIELSKLHSNSKEHSFRQTKKILNEAFHGIDFNEVFDEFPESPIGCGAIAQVYLAKMNKRFVKSDNEHDRLVAVKVVHPRVEKNISRDLKIMSFFANLIDCIPTMEWLSLPQEVEQFSILMNLQLDLRIESYNLNKFREKFADSTDVMFPKPRYSSRKVLIEDRIYGVSMNDILKVKHTNHDKMLKYISDRLIDSFLKMMILDNFTHADLHPGNIFVKFIKADKNHKVPLNTNEFEVDRLSSQLNQMQTPELSKTLTQLLREGYVPQLCFIDAGLVTELDDRNRFNFISLFNALAQFDGYKAGELMIERSKTPETAVNTEVFKLKVERLVSKVKERTFTLGTVSIGDLLDSMLGMVRSHHVRMEGDFVSIVVAILILEGICRQLDPEIDLFARSIPILRQISFQEGKLILKDMNHLSMIKVWLTLEARQFVNASVSDIHRLVKCDGLAPNY, from the exons ATGTTTACAGTGGGGAAAACAGCTCTGCGACCGGCTGCTCGCAATTGTGTATCCGCTCTCAAAATACACCAACACAGGGCCTTCAATTCTACCCTTACCGCAAACCAGTCCTCATCCAAAggtttcaatttcatccaCTTTATTGTCATTGGATCGTTCTCAGTCGGCACTCTCTCGGCTTTGACACTGTCGACCAAGCTTCGCAACGACGACACGAAAATGGCCACCAAAGTCGAAGGCTCGCAACCTTTTAAGGAAAACCAGTGGCAGAAGGATTTAGAAACCCAGCCGCAGAATAGTCTAAAACCCGATCAAAACCAACCAACTTTTGAATTAGGATTATACGAGGCGTCACAGAAGGAGAAACAAGAGATCCAAGAGAAGTATAGGAGAGAAAAGCGGCAGAGAAAATTTACCGGCTGGATCTTCCGGGTGGGGTTTGTTTTACAAGATTGGCTCTATGAACCAATAGTTACCTTTGGGAGGTTTTTGCACCTTTCAGTTATCTTTGTCCCAGTATTTACGCTGTATCCAATCACATTTTTTGGGAAGACAAACAAGTTGGGAGAACGATCTGGTGCCGTCTTATGGTACAAGCTATTGAGAATAGCTGCAGAGTTGGGCGGTGCATCCTTCATTAAATTGGGACAATGGGCTGCTTCACGTACAgacattttttcaaaggGGCTCTGCATTGAATTGTCTAAACTTCATAGTAATTCCAAGGAACATAGTTTTAgacaaacaaagaaaatcttaAATGAAGCGTTCCATGGTATAGATTTCAATGAAGTTTTCGATGAATTCCCCGAGTCACCAATAGGTTGTGGCGCAATAGCCCAAGTTTATCTTGCAAAAATGAACAAAAGATTTGTCAAGTCTGACAATGAACACGATAGATTAGTTGCTGTCAAAGTTGTCCATCCTAGAGTGGAGAAAAACATCTCAAGggatttgaaaatcatGTCATTTTTCGCAAATTTGATAGATTGCATACCAACGATGGAATGGTTGAGTTTGCCACaagaagttgaacaattctccatattgatgaatttacAGCTAGACTTAAGAATCGAAAGttataatttgaataaatttAGAGAAAAGTTTGCCGATTCAACCGACGTTATGTTTCCCAAACCTAGGTATAGTTCAAGGAAGGTTTTGATTGAAGATAGAATTTACGGTGTTAGCATGAATGACATTCTAAAAGTCAAACATACCAACCATGATAAAATGCTGAAGTACATCAGTGATAGACTGATTGActcttttttgaaaatgatgattttggatAATTTCACCCATGCCGACTTACACCCTGGTAACATCTTTGTCAAATTTATAAAAGCAGACAAAAATCATAAAGTCCCCCTGAACACGAAcgaatttgaagttgatagATTGTCTAGCCAACTGAACCAAATGCAAACCCCTGAATTGAGCAAGACATTGACTCAACTATTGCGAGAGGGTTATGTCCCACAGTTATGTTTTATTGATGCAGGATTGGTTACTGAATTAGATGACAGAAATagattcaatttcatttccTTGTTTAATGCGTTGGCACAGTTTGATGGTTACAAGGCAGGTGAGTTGATGATTGAGCGCTCAAAAACTCCAGAAACTGCAGTAAACACAGAAGTGttcaaattgaaagttGAGAGATTAGTTAGCAAAGTCAAGGAAAGAACATTTACGTTGGGGACCGTCTCAATTGGAGATTTATTGGACTCCATGTTGGGTATGGTAAGATCTCATCATGTCCGAATGGAAGGTGACTTTGTGAGTATTGTTGTGGCTATCTTGATTCTTGAAGGCATTTGTAGACAACTTGATCCTGAAATAGACTTATTTGCAAG ATCAATACCTATTTTACGACAAATCAGTTTCCAAGAGGGCAAGTTGATCCTCAAAGACATGAACCACCTTTCCATGATCAAGGTATGGTTAACTCTTGAGGCCAGACAGTTTGTGAATGCCTCTGTAAGTGACATCCACAGACTAGTTAAATGTGACGGTCTAGCCCCTAATTACTGA
- a CDS encoding uncharacterized protein (PKUD0B09120; similar to Saccharomyces cerevisiae YBR164C (ARL1); ancestral locus Anc_8.597) — translation MGNIFSSMFGKLWGANKEIRILILGLDGAGKTTILYKLQLGEVVKTKPTIGFNVETLQYKNISINMWDLGGQTSIRPYWRCYYANTAAVIFVVDSTDRDRLETARKELHLMLKEDELVDSALLVFANKQDQPGALTAAEVSKALGLVELKDRSWSIVASSAIKGEGLTEGLDWLIDVIQEEQM, via the coding sequence ATGGGGAACATTTTCAGTTCGATGTTTGGCAAGCTCTGGGGGGCCAACAAGGAGATCAGGATTCTTATTCTAGGGCTAGATGGTGCAGGGAAAACCACCATATTGTATAAGTTGCAGCTGGGAGAAGTAGTCAAGACAAAGCCTACGATTGGGTTCAATGTGGAGACATTGCAGTACAAGAACATATCCATCAACATGTGGGACTTGGGAGGACAGACGTCGATTCGCCCCTACTGGAGGTGCTACTATGCCAACACTGCTGCTGTCATCTTTGTGGTGGACTCCACCGACAGAGACCGTCTCGAGACGGCCAGAAAGGAGTTGCACCTTATGCTCAAGGAGGACGAGCTCGTTGACAGTGCCCTTCTAGTGTTTGCCAACAAACAGGACCAGCCGGGTGCTCTCACGGCGGCAGAGGTCTCCAAGGCGCTAGGCTTGGTGGAGTTGAAGGACCGCAGCTGGAGCATTGTGGCGAGCTCTGCAATCAAGGGGGAAGGCTTGACAGAAGGGTTAGATTGGCTCATTGATGTCATTCAGGAGGAGCAGATGTAA
- a CDS encoding uncharacterized protein (PKUD0B09130; Pfam Domains: ApbA_C(2.8e-38)|ApbA(7.4e-25)), which yields MTITPNILLVGPGGVGAIVAYGLQYTGKAVLSVVVRGDYEKVSKDGFEIKSPHYGHVKSWKPVNVYPTIDAAAKNSKFYDYVVISTKNLPDITKLEDMVEPVITPAKTTIVLVQNGFGIDRPFISKYPKNICLSGISHIGSSILHGVVTQKTRDENHIGYFLNENLPVKVQEEKAKQFIDIYSNEHNTIIYCENVKAFRYQKLVYNACFNTICALTGLDTSRLYLSGSYNTLLVPAMREVVSVAKADGITLRDDVIDYYAHISDGHYYKPSMQIDVEKGNPIEVETILGNLIKVADSLQVPIPTLKMLYSLLHAVQFRLKEGRGIVSVPESAPVNNEHYS from the coding sequence ATGACCATTACTCCAAATATCCTTCTTGTTGGACCTGGCGGTGTAGGCGCCATTGTCGCTTACGGGCTCCAGTACACGGGGAAGGCCGTTCTCTCTGTTGTGGTTAGAGGCGACTATGAAAAAGTGTCCAAGGACGgctttgaaatcaaatcTCCTCATTACGGACATGTTAAATCGTGGAAACCAGTCAATGTATATCCTACTATTGATGCTGCTGCTAAAAACTCCAAATTCTATGATTATGTTGTCATTTCAACGAAAAACTTGCCAGATATCACAAAATTGGAAGATATGGTTGAACCTGTCATTACGCCTGCTAAAACTACCATAGTATTGGTTCAAAATGGATTTGGTATAGACCGTCCCTTCATCTCAAAGTACCCGAAGAACATCTGTTTGTCCGGTATCTCCCATATAGGATCCAGCATTTTACATGGTGTCGTCACCCAAAAGACGAGAGATGAGAACCATATTGGTTATTTCCTCAATGAAAATCTACCTGTTAAAGTCCAAGAGGAAAAAGCCAAGCAGTTTATCGATATTTACAGCAACGAACATAACACAATCATTTATTGTGAAAACGTCAAGGCATTCAGATATCAGAAATTGGTTTATAATGCATGCTTCAACACAATCTGTGCACTAACTGGCCTCGATACTAGCAGGTTATACTTGTCTGGCAGTTATAACACTCTACTTGTCCCGGCAATGAGAGAAGTGGTGAGTGTCGCCAAGGCAGATGGCATAACATTGAGAGATGATGTGATTGACTACTACGCTCATATCTCGGACGGCCACTATTATAAACCTTCAATGCAGATCGACGTTGAAAAGGGTAATCCCATTGAGGTGGAAACCATTCTCGGCAATTTGATCAAGGTCGCCGACTCCCTACAAGTCCCAATCCCTACCTTGAAAATGCTTTACAGCCTCTTGCATGCTGTTCAGTTCAGGTTGAAAGAAGGTAGAGGTATTGTCTCCGTTCCGGAATCTGCACCGGTGAATAATGAACACTACTCTTAA
- a CDS encoding uncharacterized protein (PKUD0B09140; similar to Saccharomyces cerevisiae YBR166C (TYR1); ancestral locus Anc_8.595) — MTILCEEDINSLKQTKTIGIIGLGDMGLMYARRFSEAGWKVCGCDREERFTELKESVSALIPDVTILPNGFHVSRVADYIIYSVEAENIGKIVATYGPATKLNAIVGGQTSCKNSEIEAFEKYLPQDVDIVSVHSLHGPRVDTTGQPLVLIQHRASDENFNFVESLMSCLKSKHVYLTYEEHDKITADTQAVTHAAFLSMGLAWHTTNEYPWETPKWTGGIENAKINIALRIYSNKWHVYAGLAITNPAAHKQITQYAKSSEELFTLMIQNKEDELYSRIMKAKQKVFGHLGPDHQLLLNDDLLQQYSLGKNPSGAIQINSHLSLLAIVDSWSQLDIVPYDHMICSTPLFRIFLGVSEYLFCTDGLLEECIKVATSNTSFRQDDLQFTMASREWANIVNFGNFELYKRRFEETQKFFEPMFPEATKVGNAMIKTILQHGKK; from the coding sequence ATGACGATTCTTTGTGAAGAGGATATCAACAGCCTGAAACAGACAAAGACGATTGGTATCATCGGTCTTGGTGATATGGGTCTGATGTACGCCCGGAGGTTTTCCGAAGCTGGTTGGAAGGTCTGTGGTTGTGATCGTGAGGAACGATTCACTGAGTTGAAAGAGTCCGTTTCTGCCTTAATTCCTGATGTTACGATTTTGCCAAATGGGTTTCATGTTTCACGGGTTGCAGATTATATCATTTATTCCGTTGAAGCCGAAAACATTGGAAAGATTGTTGCCACTTATGGTCCTGCGACAAAGTTGAATGCCATTGTTGGTGGACAAACATCATGTAAGaattctgaaattgaagccTTTGAGAAGTATCTCCCACAGgatgttgatattgtttCAGTGCATTCTTTGCATGGTCCCAGAGTAGACACCACGGGGCAGCCATTAGTTCTTATTCAACATCGGGCAAGtgatgaaaatttcaattttgttgaGTCTCTAATGTCCTGTTTGAAATCTAAACATGTCTATCTAACATACGAAGAACACGATAAGATCACAGCAGACACACAGGCAGTCACTCATGCAGCTTTCCTTAGTATGGGTCTTGCATGGCATACTACCAATGAATATCCATGGGAAACCCCCAAATGGACCGGTGgtattgaaaatgcaaagatCAACATTGCACTGAGAATCTATTCAAACAAATGGCACGTTTATGCCGGCTTGGCAATCACCAATCCTGCTGCTCATAAGCAAATCACGCAGTATGCCAAGTCTAGTGAAGAATTATTCACACTGATGATTCAAAATAAGGAGGATGAACTTTACTCGAGAATCATGAAGGCCAAGCAAAAGGTTTTCGGTCATTTAGGCCCGGACCATCAGTTATTGCTAAATGATGATCTATTACAACAGTATTCTTTAGGCAAGAATCCTTCTGGAGCAATCCAGATCAATTCCCACTTATCCTTGTTGGCGATTGTTGATAGTTGGTCCCAGTTGGACATTGTTCCTTACGACCATATGATCTGTTCGACACCGCTCTTTAGGATCTTTTTAGGTGTTTCTGAATATCTATTTTGCACTGATGGTCTCTTAGAGGAATGTATTAAGGTAGCCACCTCGAATACGTCATTCCGTCAAGATGATTTACAATTCACAATGGCATCGAGAGAATGGGCCAATATTGTTAATTTTGGCAACTTTGAATTATACAAAAGGAGGTTTGAGGAGACACAGAAATTCTTTGAGCCAATGTTCCCTGAAGCCACCAAAGTTGGCAATGCAATGATTAAGACGATATTACAGCACGGAAAGAAATAA
- a CDS encoding uncharacterized protein (PKUD0B09150; similar to Saccharomyces cerevisiae YOR188W (MSB1); ancestral locus Anc_6.97), with protein MFKKKNGKSPVHPKFVVSDSVLMSNKNTQSFTMESFIYCPDLPEAQVNEFRKTYKSKTDDLYTTNSSFDISFERKHVKELVHLITSHLKKNATKIPLLILPFRKQHHDEDLKTFLTSIFVNGLPLPEKECQNIISSTNEYILMSALKFIWCRLPGKAIIGWKAYTKFVKLEEESDFPDKAFLDFMPNCLSSGAHASIVYDFFDLIVAFILHSKENLMTAHKISKLCGLWAFNPVRGKIKGLPSYERGLYEWIPAGDAMFHLLLAFVKSMPPNGDLSKLPKIFQSTIKSQEYPPLPTSSTVETSRHFQEIPMVTLRTNKPSKNPAELLTKVAKTLKFDDPTIFYTREDYLLLKRVFKNKDEVMQKLSPEGSRLLQNLCLYDEDLIVNGSEPTDLKLKLVPGWSTEMTSRDAKFEPNTNDLLTATVGRVTIDDYFIWTWLCSLGIEETDLKKKTFGKTYIMEVELAEGFKKWIIVEEQDLQRDGYDIEMEIKQQRLKELEQKIQLAEMEAERIKREAFLKAEKLEIQRHDARKAKVKQLSKVEDCVSPPPLPDKDYDEIPPRSKSRRPPPPLPKSEADQYQIPKKSEKRLDINQERITTNLSDEEICITLPQLEEEEPFLEYEALLYTDYDNKRRTKEQLDVEMYHEKNRSPRNKGYTSPPPPDTKDNYIQSAVTNHTPISSSSPNKLLAPMEKLPKATSPPRTYNPYSPMNSPPRVSPSPRVALPKAVSSGHVLPRAASPKAVSPGPVTPRTASPSRQPLPNQTPHNINNIHSNLHATNQSPQQARSSSPPPRSSPYMQQTSTVSSPNHSPSYYTPLSPSFPCSNEPQRPFSPENALYPSQPVTPTNVYYDSKTSPSPKPHLDLKKCSGDIPVLLPPADDASSTTFTPLSPSFTIPTKGADETEVSPSVEQRSPAAKSPRSPTNRAELEAEFSGLENEFQECMDDLTKQPSFVQAQVRKTSNSRLRKAPPSLKSSMVSENSSVYPSTTQSSERVLSVPEAEHEYKHSTKPSRGSESSLHSTGVNRQGLSPTPSKQHMQFENTKSAVVLTPQTPGNVRDGVPHSNQQLVPPINGQYTPRNPPVKGQGPAEQSLRSPQPIVSNSYTNYSPQPALNGKSKPAVSSKSTYPTSQPPTRGYYPPANGYYPSPQQGYPPQQQSYPPPPRGYPPAQQGYPPSQQSYPPPPQGYLSPQQGYPPPQPGYPSPQQGYYQPQLQVPQGYYPPNPLVPPNNVSPYTNNVINNMPPSGKMDKLHGHQGLNKKNARNMFMSDAFGI; from the coding sequence atgttcaaaaagaaaaatgggAAATCACCAGTTCACCCGAAATTTGTCGTTTCGGACTCTGTGTTAATGAGTAACAAAAACACGCAATCTTTTACAATGGAATCATTCATATACTGTCCAGACTTGCCAGAGGCTCAAGTAAATGAATTCAGGAAAACTTACAAATCAAAGACAGATGATCTCTACACAACGAATTCAAGCTTTGATATATCATTTGAGCGAAAACATGTTAAAGAGTTGGTGCATCTTATAACGTCacacttgaaaaaaaatgcaacAAAGATCCCCTTACTCATTTTACCCTTTCGGAAACAGCACCATGATGAAGACCTGAAAACCTTCTTGACCAGCATCTTTGTCAATGGGCTGCCCCTTCCGGAGAAGGAATGCCAAAATATAATTTCTTCCACCAATGAATATATACTAATGAGTGCATTAAAATTTATATGGTGTAGGTTACCTGGTAAAGCAATAATCGGATGGAAAGCCTATACGAAGTTTGTGAAGTTGGAAGAAGAGTCAGATTTCCCAGATAAGGCCTTTTTGGATTTTATGCCTAACTGCTTATCGTCGGGAGCACATGCGTCCATTGTTtatgatttctttgatcttATAGTTGCATTCATATTGCATTCAAAAGAGAATTTAATGACTGCTCACAAAATAAGCAAGTTGTGTGGACTGTGGGCATTTAACCCAGTTAgaggaaaaataaaggGATTGCCGTCCTATGAGAGAGGTTTATATGAATGGATTCCCGCAGGTGATGCAATGTTCCATTTATTACTTGCGTTTGTAAAATCAATGCCTCCGAATGGGGATCTGAGTAAACTACCCAAGATATTCCAGTCAACAATAAAGTCTCAGGAGTATCCTCCTTTACCCACCTCTTCGACTGTGGAAACTTCAAGGCATTTCCAAGAGATTCCAATGGTTACGCTAAGAACAAACAAGCCTTCGAAAAATCCAGCGGAATTGCTAACTAAAGTTGCTAAAACACTGAAGTTCGATGATCCGACTATATTTTATACTAGGGAAGATTACCTTTTGCTGAAAAGGGTatttaaaaacaaagatgaAGTGATGCAAAAGTTATCTCCAGAAGGTTCCCGATTACTACAAAATTTGTGTCTATATGATGAGGATTTAATTGTTAATGGATCGGAACCAACcgatttgaagttgaaactAGTCCCGGGGTGGTCAACGGAAATGACATCCCGAGATGCAAAGTTTGAACCAAACACTAATGATCTTCTTACTGCGACTGTTGGCCGAGTAACGATAGATGattattttatttggaCGTGGTTGTGTTCTTTGGGtattgaagaaactgatttgaaaaaaaaaacttttggtAAGACATATATTATGGAAGTCGAGCTAGCTGAAGGATTCAAGAAATGGATTATAGTGGAAGAACAAGATTTGCAGAGGGATGGCTATGAtattgaaatggaaattaAGCAACAAAGGTTGAAGGAACTGGAACAGAAAATTCAACTAGCGGAGATGGAAGCTGAAAGGATAAAGAGAGAGGCCTTTTTAAAAGCTGAAAagcttgaaattcaaaggCACGATGCTAGAAAAGCCAAAGTAAAGCAGCTTTCCAAAGTTGAAGACTGTGTATCACCACCTCCCCTGCCTGATAAAGATTATGATGAAATCCCTCCTCGTTCGAAATCTAGAAGGCCACCGCCACCGTTGCCTAAGTCTGAAGCCGATCAGTACCAAATCCCcaaaaaatcagaaaaaagGCTCGATATAAACCAGGAGAGAATTACAACAAATCTTTCAGACGAAGAAATTTGCATCACCTTGCCTCAACTGGAGGAGGAAGAACCATTTCTAGAATATGAAGCTCTTCTTTACACCGATTATGacaacaaaagaagaaccaaAGAACAACTGGATGTGGAAATGTACCATGAGAAAAACCGATCTCCAAGGAACAAAGGCTACACTTCACCGCCTCCTCCGGATACCAAAGATAATTATATCCAATCTGCGGTTACTAATCATACACCAATTTCTTCTAGTAGTCCTAATAAGCTGTTGGCACCAATGGAAAAATTACCAAAAGCTACATCACCCCCAAGAACATACAATCCTTACTCGCCTATGAATTCTCCGCCTCGTGTTTCACCTTCTCCTAGAGTTGCTTTACCCAAAGCCGTTTCCTCTGGACATGTTTTACCTAGAGCTGCATCACCAAAGGCCGTTTCCCCTGGTCCTGTCACACCAAGGACTGCTTCACCTAGTAGACAGCCACTCCCAAACCAAACTCCCCACAACATTAACAACATACATTCAAACTTACACGCTACAAACCAATCACCTCAACAAGCTagatcttcttctccacCTCCAAGATCTAGTCCATATATGCAGCAAACTTCTACTGTTTCTTCACCAAATCATTCACCTTCATATTATACGCCTCTGTCGCCTTCTTTTCCATGTTCTAATGAGCCGCAACGTCCATTTTCTCCCGAAAATGCATTATACCCATCCCAGCCAGTCACACCAACTAATGTTTACTACGATTCCAAAACGTCACCTTCTCCTAAACCTCAtttagatttgaaaaaatgtaGTGGGGATATCCCGGTTTTGTTACCACCTGCTGACGACGCTTCTAGTACTACATTTACACCTCTATCTCCTTCTTTTACTATTCCTACTAAAGGTGCTGATGAAACGGAGGTATCCCCTTCTGTAGAGCAACGCTCTCCTGCAGCAAAATCACCGAGGAGTCCAACAAACAGGGCAGAATTGGAGGCTGAGTTTAGTGGTTTAGAAAATGAGTTTCAAGAATGCATGGATGATTTAACCAAGCAGCCTAGCTTTGTACAAGCGCAAGTGAGGAAAACATCGAACTCAAGATTAAGAAAGGCACCTCcttcattgaaatcatcaatggtATCGGAAAATTCCTCTGTTTATCCGTCTACTACACAAAGTAGTGAAAGAGTCCTCTCTGTTCCAGAAGCTGAACATGAATATAAGCACTCTACAAAACCTTCAAGAGGATCTGAGAGCAGTTTACATTCGACTGGGGTCAATAGACAAGGTCTTTCGCCGACTCCATCTAAGCAACACATGCAGTTTGAGAATACAAAATCTGCAGTTGTGTTAACACCACAAACCCCGGGCAACGTACGAGATGGAGTACCCCATAGCAATCAGCAATTAGTACCGCCTATAAATGGGCAGTATACACCTAGGAATCCGCCTGTTAAAGGGCAAGGCCCAGCAGAACAGTCCCTACGTTCTCCTCAACCAATTGTATCAAACTCATATACAAATTATTCCCCTCAACCTGCTCTCAatggaaaatcaaaaccaGCCGTCTCGTCTAAATCTACATATCCTACGAGTCAACCTCCAACCCGAGGTTATTATCCACCAGCAAATGGGTACTATCCTTCTCCACAGCAAGGATATCCTCCACAACAGCAAAGTTACCCTCCCCCTCCAAGAGGTTATCCTCCAGCACAGCAAGGATACCCTCCATCACAGCAATCTTACCCACCACCACCACAAGGTTACCTTTCTCCACAGCAAGGTTATCCTCCTCCACAGCCAGGTTATCCATCTCCACAGCAGGGCTACTATCAACCACAACTACAAGTACCTCAGGGGTATTACCCGCCGAATCCTTTGGTTCCACCAAACAATGTCTCTCCGTACACTAATAACGTGATAAATAATATGCCACCTTCTGGAAAAATGGATAAGTTACATGGTCATCAAGGGCTCAATAAGAAGAATGCCAGAAACATGTTTATGAGTGATGCGTTTGGTATTTGA